Proteins encoded together in one Microbacterium oxydans window:
- a CDS encoding sensor histidine kinase, which yields MWPAALWSAVIALVIGAAALAVIWKTRDKPLFLHVVIASLSGSAVVIGSSVVAVRFMVLGAEDLAIITTAVIVGAAVSAGVALALGLRVRAGSRRLHAMTRAIAAGAQPSVPRADTNREFHDVGAALSDAAQELHRARSRELQLERARVEAISWISHDLRTPLAGIRAMAESIEDGVVTDPGPYLRRISEQTESLAGLVDDLVEYSSVVSASATPRRDSVDLVVVTAAVVAAVRPIAWQKEVRIDLASPSALLVTGDPRRLHRAFQNLVENAVRYTTFGSTVRIVLSEDGRGAARFDIEDACETADPLALARVFEPGWRGDATRMSSPGTGLGLAIVHSVVSAHAGSVVADLVPGGCRFRVELPISVD from the coding sequence ATGTGGCCCGCGGCCCTGTGGTCCGCGGTCATCGCTCTCGTGATCGGTGCCGCTGCGCTCGCCGTCATCTGGAAGACCCGAGACAAGCCCCTCTTCCTGCACGTCGTGATCGCCTCCTTGTCGGGGAGTGCCGTCGTGATCGGGTCTTCGGTGGTTGCCGTGCGTTTCATGGTGCTCGGGGCGGAAGACCTGGCGATCATCACCACCGCCGTCATCGTCGGTGCCGCGGTGTCGGCGGGCGTCGCCCTCGCCCTCGGCCTCCGCGTGCGGGCGGGCAGCCGTCGCCTCCACGCCATGACACGCGCGATCGCCGCCGGTGCCCAGCCGTCGGTTCCCCGGGCCGACACGAACCGCGAGTTCCACGATGTGGGCGCCGCGCTGAGCGATGCCGCACAGGAACTGCACAGGGCGCGCAGTCGGGAGCTGCAACTGGAGCGCGCGAGGGTCGAGGCGATCTCGTGGATCTCGCATGATCTCCGCACTCCGTTGGCGGGCATCCGCGCCATGGCGGAGTCGATCGAAGACGGCGTCGTCACCGACCCGGGTCCCTACCTGCGGCGCATCTCCGAGCAGACGGAGTCCCTCGCCGGCCTGGTGGACGACCTGGTCGAGTACTCCTCTGTCGTATCCGCTTCCGCGACACCGCGACGAGACTCGGTCGACCTCGTGGTCGTTACCGCTGCAGTGGTCGCGGCCGTGCGCCCGATCGCCTGGCAGAAGGAGGTCAGGATCGATCTCGCCTCACCTTCCGCTCTGCTCGTGACGGGGGATCCGAGGCGTCTGCACAGAGCGTTCCAGAACCTCGTGGAGAATGCCGTGCGCTACACCACATTCGGCTCGACGGTGAGGATCGTGCTGTCCGAGGACGGGCGCGGCGCAGCGCGATTCGATATCGAGGATGCATGCGAAACTGCGGATCCGCTCGCTCTCGCGCGAGTGTTCGAACCGGGGTGGCGGGGAGACGCGACACGGATGTCGTCACCGGGCACTGGCCTGGGCCTCGCCATTGTCCACAGCGTGGTCAGCGCGCATGCGGGCAGTGTCGTGGCGGACCTGGTGCCCGGCGGCTGTCGATTCCGGGTAGAGCTTCCTATTTCCGTCGATTGA
- a CDS encoding response regulator transcription factor — protein MTQHEALDDRRVLVVEDDPVIQDVLVGYLRQAGFSVTAVGDAFAALDDLEQSRADVVVLDRMLPGIDGIEVCRRVRETSTVPVLLLTALGSEEDRISGLEAGADDYIVKPFSPREVVLRVQGLLRRSIATTAPASDAAVGALRLDGARRRILLHGEELDLTSREFGLLAFLMRRPDQVFDRGALLRHVWGWEIGDESTVTVHIRRLREKIEPDPGKPTYLRTSWGAGYYLCAPNSSEIST, from the coding sequence ATGACGCAGCACGAGGCCCTCGACGATCGACGTGTCCTCGTCGTCGAAGACGACCCCGTCATCCAAGACGTCCTGGTCGGTTATCTACGTCAGGCGGGGTTCTCCGTCACGGCCGTGGGCGATGCGTTCGCGGCCCTCGACGACCTCGAGCAGTCCCGCGCCGACGTGGTCGTCCTCGACCGCATGCTCCCCGGTATCGACGGGATCGAGGTGTGTCGTCGTGTGCGGGAAACGAGCACCGTGCCGGTCCTGCTGCTCACCGCCCTCGGTTCGGAAGAAGACCGGATCAGCGGGCTCGAGGCCGGAGCGGACGACTACATCGTCAAGCCGTTCTCCCCCCGCGAGGTGGTGCTGCGCGTGCAGGGCCTGCTGCGTCGTTCGATCGCGACCACGGCTCCAGCGTCCGATGCCGCTGTAGGCGCCCTGCGGCTCGACGGTGCACGTCGCAGGATTCTGCTCCACGGGGAGGAACTGGACCTCACGTCCCGTGAGTTCGGACTCCTCGCCTTCCTGATGCGACGCCCCGACCAGGTGTTCGACCGCGGGGCGCTGCTCCGGCACGTGTGGGGATGGGAGATCGGCGACGAGTCGACCGTCACCGTGCACATCCGTCGGCTCAGGGAGAAGATCGAGCCCGATCCGGGGAAGCCGACCTACCTTCGCACCTCTTGGGGTGCCGGCTACTACCTGTGTGCGCCGAACTCATCGGAGATCAGTACGTGA